The genomic region TAACCAGTCTCCGGTTTAGGAAAGCCGCTACTGGGGGACGCATTCTCGAGCTGCCTGGCGCCTCCAGCGCCGAAAAGGCGGATGCCCTTGCTCTCAGGCTGAAGGAGGTGGTCAGCGAGGAGATCGCTCGAGTCTCAAGGCCGGTTAAATGTGCTGATATGCGCATAACGGGCCTTGATGACTCGGTCTCAAAAGGAGATGTCGCTGGCGCTGTGGCAAAAGTTGGTGGTTGTCCTCCAGAGCAAGTGCTGGCGGGAGAAATAAGGCAAGACGCGGGGGGCCTGGGTACAGTGTGGCTGCGTTGTCCAGTGGCAGCAGCCAAGAAAGTGCTTGAGGGTGGCAGGCTACTCGTCGGCTGGGTGTCAGCCCAAGTCAAGGTGCTAGACGAGCGGCCCCAGCGGTGCTACCGCTGCCTGGAATTCGGCCACATGAGGGCGCTTTGCACTGCCGAGATCGACCGCAGCGACACTTGCTATCGCTGCAGTCAGACTGGCCACAAGGCGAGGGGGTGCACTGCCGTACCGCACTGCAGCGTGTGTGCGGCAGCCGGAAGGGTGGCAAATCACCGAGGAGGCAGCAGCGCTTGCATAAAGCGCAGCAAGAAAAGAGGAGGACGTATGACTGGCGATGGCCCCCGGGTCCCCTCGCAGCCTGCCCGCCCATCCACGAACGCGCAAGCTAGTGGGGGGGCAAAGGAGGTGCCTATGACTGAGGGGTAGTTTTATGGCTCTCCGATTTCTAcaggcgaatatcaaccactgcgccagagctcaggacctcctgTTCCAGAGTTTGGCGGAGAGGTTGATCAACGTTGCGGTTGTGGCTGAGCCATACTATGTCCCCTCGGGCAATGAATGGGTGGGGGATCGCGATGGCCTGGTGGCCATCGTGTCCCGTTCCGCGGTCGGTTCCCCGGCCTTCGGACAGGCCGtcaagggccgtgggttcgttgcGGCCTTTATAAGGGACGTTTTAGTGGTCGGAGCGTACTTCTCGCCGAACAGAGCTCTGGTCGAGTTCGAACAGTTCCTGGTCGAGATCGGGGCTCTTATCGGCCGAAGTCGTCCTTGCCGGGTACTCGTCGTCGGAGATCTCAACGCAAAGTCTACTGCATGGGGATCCCCGGCGACCGATGCTCGTGGTGAGGCACTCGAGGAGTGGGCGGTTTTGACGGGCCTAGAGGTGTTGAACCGGGGGTCCGTTCACActtgcgtgcggcaacagggtgGGTCTATTGTGGACGTGACGTTCGCAGATTCCATCCTGGCGCGCCGTGTGTCGGGCTGGGAGGTTCTGCAGGATGAGGAGACGCTCTCGGATCACCGCTACATTCGCTTTGAGGTCTCCTCTATCCCGGCGGCTATCCGAAGAGTGAGCCGACCCCTACCCGGGGACAGCCCGCGTTGGGCCGTCAAACGGCTGGACCGCGAGGTCCTGATTGAGGCAGCACTGGTgcagg from Pararge aegeria chromosome 26, ilParAegt1.1, whole genome shotgun sequence harbors:
- the LOC120635182 gene encoding uncharacterized protein LOC120635182 — its product is MALRFLQANINHCARAQDLLFQSLAERLINVAVVAEPYYVPSGNEWVGDRDGLVAIVSRSAVGSPAFGQAVKGRGFVAAFIRDVLVVGAYFSPNRALVEFEQFLVEIGALIGRSRPCRVLVVGDLNAKSTAWGSPATDARGEALEEWAVLTGLEVLNRGSVHTCVRQQGGSIVDVTFADSILARRVSGWEVLQDEETLSDHRYIRFEVSSIPAAIRRVSRPLPGDSPRWAVKRLDREVLIEAALVQAWLPALENPVEEEAEYFGQAMSQ